One Equus quagga isolate Etosha38 chromosome 5, UCLA_HA_Equagga_1.0, whole genome shotgun sequence genomic window carries:
- the C5H2orf74 gene encoding uncharacterized protein C2orf74 homolog — protein MSFATTAITFYILLIICLICICLLLVVFLFKCVQSTDEETEKYPCTDANRDEDCLAANVETDNSGDKDKTLAPMRPGILVQRQSKEVLATPLENRGDVEDGEVAKVKEKQKPENAGENVQEDDDLQKPPIPVTGTPSVVDNQKRPLKGVTFSREVIVVDLGKDHPVSRSYARMHKERK, from the exons ATGAGCTTTGCAACCACAGCAATCACTTTCTACATCCTCCTTATAATTTGCCTCATTTGCATCTGCCTTTTATTGGtggtttttttatttaaatg TGTCCAaagtacagatgaagaaacagaaaaatatccttGTACAGATGCTAATAGAGATGAAGATTGTTTAGCTGCTAATGTGGAGACAGACAATTCAGGAGACAAAGACAA GACTCTCGCACCCATGAGGCCTGGCATTCTTGTTCAGAGACAGAGTAAAGAAGTGCTGGCCACACCCTTAGAAAACAGAGGGGATGTGGAGGATGGAGAGGTGGCCAAAGTAAAAGAGAAGCAAAAGCCTGAGAATGCTGGAGAAAATGTTCAAGAG GATGATGACTTGCAAAAACCACCCATACCAGTCACTGGAACTCCTTCAGTTGTTGATAACCAAAAAAGACCTTTGAAAGGAGTGACATTTTCTAGGGAGGTAATTGTTGTGGACCTTGGGAAGGACCACCCTGTATCTCGAAGCTATGCTCGAAtgcataaagagagaaaatga